The following proteins are encoded in a genomic region of Gimesia algae:
- a CDS encoding ABC transporter permease, whose protein sequence is MNTLTIAWKSIKQRRVASLLTALSVALGVTLMISVLVINGVIDRMFNQTASGYDLIVGPKGSALQLVLNTVFRVGAPIENLPYRYYNELKNDPRVKEAIPFAIGDVTQKGGFPIVGTIPRYFALEYIPGRHFRINKEGKFLPGTWDSVIGSAVARQNNWKMGDEFSLIHGSAESGHVHDEKFKIVGILAPTGTPNDRTVFVNLRGFYQVSGHEKPLEEAIRREAAFFGEKVDEEKLKAQLKESAEHDHHDHSGHDHGHDHGHEVPDAQKEVTAVLVQMKGDRLRGFSSIKFQSELKEGNQAQAVNPIQQISWLMTNIVGNVRTMLIVLTSLIIVVSGVGIFVSIYNSMSDRKREIAIMRALGAGRTTVFGIILSESVLLCLGGGILGIILGHGLVFVAAPIIEARSGLLINPFAFSSTELILLPVLVVLASLVGFIPAMTAYRTDVASTLSD, encoded by the coding sequence ATGAATACTCTGACCATTGCCTGGAAAAGTATCAAACAACGCCGCGTCGCTTCTCTGTTAACGGCATTGAGCGTTGCCCTGGGTGTCACATTGATGATTTCTGTCCTGGTCATCAACGGTGTCATTGATCGCATGTTTAATCAGACCGCCAGCGGTTACGACCTGATTGTCGGCCCCAAAGGCAGCGCTCTGCAACTGGTGTTGAATACCGTCTTCCGGGTGGGAGCCCCCATTGAAAATCTGCCTTATCGCTATTACAACGAACTGAAAAACGATCCGCGTGTCAAAGAAGCCATTCCATTCGCCATTGGCGATGTCACCCAGAAAGGGGGCTTCCCGATTGTCGGCACGATCCCCCGCTACTTCGCGCTGGAATACATTCCCGGTCGGCATTTCCGCATCAACAAGGAAGGAAAGTTTCTCCCGGGCACCTGGGATTCGGTCATCGGCTCCGCCGTCGCCAGACAGAACAACTGGAAGATGGGTGATGAGTTCAGCCTGATTCATGGTTCCGCCGAAAGTGGACACGTGCACGACGAAAAGTTCAAAATCGTCGGCATCCTGGCTCCCACGGGAACTCCCAATGATCGAACCGTCTTCGTCAACCTGCGCGGCTTTTACCAGGTCTCCGGTCATGAGAAACCACTCGAAGAAGCCATCCGCCGCGAAGCTGCCTTCTTCGGTGAAAAAGTCGATGAAGAAAAACTGAAAGCGCAGCTGAAAGAAAGTGCAGAACACGATCACCATGACCACAGCGGCCACGACCATGGTCATGACCACGGGCATGAAGTTCCTGACGCCCAGAAGGAAGTCACCGCGGTTCTCGTACAAATGAAAGGGGATCGCCTGCGCGGGTTTTCCTCCATCAAATTTCAATCGGAACTGAAAGAAGGGAATCAGGCACAGGCCGTCAACCCGATTCAGCAGATCAGTTGGCTGATGACGAATATCGTGGGCAATGTAAGAACCATGCTCATCGTGTTGACTTCTCTGATCATCGTCGTTTCCGGGGTCGGCATTTTTGTGAGTATTTACAACTCGATGTCCGACCGTAAAAGAGAAATTGCCATCATGCGCGCCCTGGGAGCAGGCCGCACGACGGTCTTCGGCATTATCCTCTCAGAGTCCGTCCTGCTCTGTCTGGGCGGCGGGATCCTGGGGATCATCCTCGGCCACGGACTGGTCTTTGTCGCCGCGCCGATTATCGAGGCCCGCAGCGGACTGTTGATCAACCCGTTCGCTTTCAGTTCCACCGAACTGATCCTGCTGCCGGTCCTTGTGGTCCTGGCGTCCCTGGTCGGATTCATCCCCGCCATGACCGCCTACCGCACCGATGTCGCCAGTACGTTAAGCGACTGA
- a CDS encoding ABC transporter ATP-binding protein, whose protein sequence is MSLLLENVKKSYREPDGSTLPILDIERFEIKDREQVVLIGESGSGKSTLLNVISGITSVDSGKITIAGTEIASMAEVVRDQFRAERIGFVFQTFNLLPAFSALENVLLGMSFSRKKPSRDRAKELLVLVGLEHRLHHHPKQMSVGEQQRVAVARALANQPRLLLADEPTANVDIANQETILELLRDACNQNQIAMLLVTHSQEVAKQFERVETLTEFNKVHARA, encoded by the coding sequence ATGTCTCTGCTGCTGGAAAATGTGAAAAAGAGTTATCGCGAACCCGATGGCTCCACGCTCCCGATTCTGGATATCGAACGCTTTGAAATCAAAGACCGGGAACAGGTCGTCCTGATCGGCGAAAGCGGCTCCGGAAAATCCACCCTGCTGAATGTCATCTCCGGAATCACGTCTGTTGACAGCGGAAAAATCACCATTGCCGGCACTGAGATCGCCTCGATGGCAGAAGTCGTCCGGGACCAGTTCCGGGCCGAACGCATCGGCTTTGTGTTCCAGACCTTCAATCTGCTGCCCGCATTTTCCGCACTGGAAAATGTACTGCTGGGCATGAGCTTTTCCCGGAAAAAACCGAGTCGCGACCGTGCGAAAGAACTGCTGGTTCTTGTCGGACTGGAGCACCGCCTGCATCATCATCCCAAGCAGATGTCGGTGGGAGAACAGCAGCGCGTCGCCGTCGCCCGCGCACTGGCAAATCAACCCCGACTGCTGCTGGCAGATGAACCCACGGCGAACGTGGATATCGCCAACCAGGAGACAATCTTAGAACTGCTCCGCGACGCCTGCAATCAAAATCAAATCGCCATGCTGCTGGTCACACACTCTCAGGAAGTCGCGAAGCAGTTTGAACGCGTAGAGACGCTGACAGAATTCAACAAGGTGCATGCCCGCGCCTGA
- a CDS encoding L,D-transpeptidase family protein yields the protein MRSRNRSRWITPFRFIMIAGLGMLGTAAWHYDLLPFQVSRAPTGALHEGEQQAATQSESQASEVVPVLSKETIIAQSEPPAEALPEGNDNQRAYKTRDIELPRIYKRTMSGQIVEAETIVDSPVNEALEPQQFKQPEQFKGSAQPLRQEPSAMSAQQTADPRAPRQLQPPEGIKRARNPVIKTAEHASYKEEIGASPAEQEVPDLIAIDELIQQRKILEAHKSLSKIYWAQPELYPVIKSRIEETARMIYFSPQPHFMTPYEIQPGDQLRKVAKDYTINWEYLAKLNQIDPVKIRPGQKLKVIKGPFHAFVDLSDFTLTVHAHGYFVRRYAIGTGKDSSTPTGKFVVKDKLVDPVYYGPDGVIANDDPTNPLGERWIDIGDSYGIHGTIDPASIGKAESKGCVRMLNEHVAEVYDLLGIGSQVVIRP from the coding sequence ATGCGAAGTCGTAACCGGAGCCGATGGATTACTCCCTTTCGTTTCATCATGATTGCCGGACTGGGAATGCTGGGGACCGCCGCCTGGCATTATGATTTGCTGCCCTTTCAGGTGAGTCGTGCTCCTACGGGTGCGCTGCATGAAGGGGAACAGCAGGCTGCAACTCAATCAGAGTCACAGGCCAGCGAAGTGGTGCCGGTTCTGTCAAAAGAAACCATCATTGCCCAATCCGAGCCACCAGCGGAAGCATTGCCTGAAGGAAATGATAATCAGCGTGCCTACAAAACCCGCGATATTGAACTCCCGCGGATCTATAAACGAACGATGAGCGGGCAGATCGTCGAAGCGGAAACCATCGTTGATTCACCGGTGAATGAAGCATTGGAACCTCAGCAGTTTAAGCAACCGGAGCAGTTTAAAGGTTCAGCACAGCCTTTACGGCAGGAACCCTCGGCGATGTCTGCACAACAGACAGCCGATCCGCGTGCGCCCCGGCAGTTACAACCGCCGGAAGGAATTAAACGCGCCCGCAACCCCGTGATTAAAACTGCCGAACATGCGAGCTATAAAGAAGAAATCGGTGCCAGTCCGGCGGAGCAGGAAGTCCCTGATCTGATTGCCATTGATGAATTGATTCAGCAGCGGAAGATTCTCGAAGCGCATAAGAGCCTTTCTAAAATCTACTGGGCTCAACCGGAGCTGTATCCCGTGATTAAATCACGGATCGAAGAGACGGCACGGATGATCTACTTTTCACCCCAGCCTCACTTTATGACGCCTTATGAAATTCAACCCGGTGACCAACTTCGCAAAGTCGCGAAAGATTATACGATCAACTGGGAATACCTGGCGAAACTGAATCAGATTGATCCAGTGAAGATCAGACCGGGTCAGAAGTTGAAGGTCATCAAAGGCCCTTTCCATGCTTTTGTGGATCTGAGTGACTTCACCTTAACCGTACACGCCCATGGCTACTTTGTTCGCAGATATGCGATTGGAACCGGGAAAGATTCTTCGACGCCCACCGGAAAGTTTGTGGTGAAAGACAAACTGGTTGATCCGGTCTATTATGGTCCCGATGGTGTGATTGCCAATGACGATCCGACCAACCCGCTGGGTGAACGCTGGATTGATATTGGCGACAGCTATGGCATTCATGGAACGATTGACCCGGCTTCCATTGGCAAAGCGGAATCGAAGGGCTGTGTGCGGATGCTGAATGAGCATGTCGCGGAAGTCTATGACCTGCTGGGCATTGGCTCGCAAGTGGTGATCCGCCCCTGA
- the pyrE gene encoding orotate phosphoribosyltransferase — translation MYDREKLIELFRERALKFGDFTLVSGKKSTYYLDGKQVVLHSHGLRLVSAGLLEMLGDTEFDAIGGMSIGADPIVAGVLAIAAEQGRALNGFMVRKEAKGHGTNKYVEGPVKPGDKVVIVDDVITTAGSALLSVDRAEEFGCQVVKALGVVDRLQGGAANFAERNIPFEALLSIEDFGIEPPAEDA, via the coding sequence ATGTATGATCGGGAAAAGCTGATCGAGTTGTTTCGAGAGCGGGCTTTAAAGTTCGGTGATTTCACACTGGTTTCAGGTAAGAAGAGTACCTATTACCTGGACGGCAAGCAGGTGGTCCTGCATTCGCATGGGTTGCGGCTGGTATCAGCTGGTCTGCTGGAAATGCTGGGCGATACCGAATTCGATGCGATCGGCGGCATGTCGATTGGCGCCGACCCGATTGTTGCCGGCGTGCTCGCCATTGCTGCCGAGCAGGGAAGAGCCTTGAATGGCTTCATGGTTCGTAAAGAAGCCAAGGGGCATGGCACGAACAAATATGTCGAAGGTCCTGTGAAGCCTGGCGACAAAGTCGTGATTGTGGATGATGTGATCACCACTGCGGGCAGTGCCCTGCTGTCGGTGGACCGGGCAGAAGAATTCGGTTGTCAGGTGGTCAAAGCTCTAGGCGTCGTTGATCGTTTGCAGGGCGGGGCTGCGAATTTTGCGGAACGGAATATCCCGTTCGAAGCGTTGCTTTCGATTGAGGATTTCGGCATCGAACCTCCTGCAGAAGATGCATAA
- a CDS encoding 3-hydroxyacyl-ACP dehydratase FabZ family protein — MPPKLLYGGIDFDFDNPVFGIEEIREINPQRFEMEQLSGIVHVDRENHGIVGYKDVREDEFWVRGHMPGFPLMPGVILCECSAQLAGFYARKYKLLGGDFLGFGGMNDVRFRSPVFPKQRLVIMAQLARIRAGKRAEFNFQGLVDDKMVFSGQMIGVPIDKNQEIPGKA, encoded by the coding sequence ATGCCTCCCAAGTTGCTTTATGGTGGAATCGACTTCGATTTTGATAACCCCGTGTTCGGAATTGAAGAGATCAGGGAAATTAACCCTCAGCGATTTGAGATGGAACAGCTTTCCGGAATCGTGCACGTCGACAGGGAAAACCATGGTATTGTCGGCTATAAAGATGTCCGCGAAGATGAATTCTGGGTCCGAGGGCATATGCCCGGTTTTCCCTTAATGCCCGGTGTCATCCTCTGTGAATGCTCGGCACAACTCGCCGGATTCTATGCACGCAAGTACAAACTGCTGGGCGGCGATTTTCTCGGATTCGGCGGTATGAATGATGTCCGCTTCCGCAGTCCCGTCTTCCCCAAACAACGCTTAGTCATCATGGCGCAGCTCGCACGGATTCGTGCTGGCAAACGCGCCGAATTCAACTTTCAGGGACTGGTCGACGACAAGATGGTCTTCAGCGGTCAGATGATTGGCGTCCCGATCGATAAAAACCAGGAAATTCCCGGCAAAGCCTGA
- a CDS encoding HAD family hydrolase, which yields MAQSLQEYAEWLASRDDLIWPVAPGLVVPKATPFLKPLPGIKAVTFSVYGTLLHIADGCLLFDHEQQLRMQIALDKTIKEFNMWNSMSRKPGAPWEYMLSQYRSLLEDQQISSKTAKGEKPEINSVELWKQLITRLQKNEYSFDESFYGNLDDFSLKVAYFFHASLQGIQPMPEALAILEVLSKRGKKIALFADAQPFTLVHLLRGLSSQGKLPPLSELFTQECFCFSYREEVRKPSATLYERLLERFERSGIAPEEILHVGTRIEDDLAIARHFGMKTVLFAGDSLSVHASKAQVRNSDTKPDRLIISLGQLAEILD from the coding sequence ATGGCGCAGTCACTCCAAGAATATGCTGAATGGTTAGCCAGTCGCGACGACCTGATCTGGCCCGTCGCTCCGGGACTGGTTGTTCCCAAAGCCACGCCCTTCTTAAAACCTTTACCGGGGATCAAAGCGGTTACTTTCAGCGTGTACGGTACATTACTCCATATTGCCGATGGTTGCCTGCTGTTCGATCACGAACAACAACTCAGGATGCAGATTGCCCTCGATAAAACCATTAAAGAGTTCAATATGTGGAACAGCATGTCCCGCAAACCAGGTGCCCCCTGGGAATACATGCTCTCACAATATCGCAGCCTGCTGGAAGATCAGCAGATTTCCAGCAAGACTGCCAAAGGAGAAAAGCCGGAAATCAATTCCGTTGAGCTCTGGAAACAGCTCATCACGCGACTGCAGAAGAATGAATACTCGTTCGACGAATCGTTCTACGGAAACCTGGATGACTTCAGCCTGAAAGTCGCCTACTTCTTTCATGCTTCACTGCAGGGCATTCAACCCATGCCTGAAGCTTTAGCGATACTTGAAGTGTTAAGCAAACGGGGTAAAAAGATCGCCTTGTTCGCCGATGCACAACCTTTCACATTGGTTCACCTATTGCGGGGATTAAGTTCACAAGGTAAACTGCCGCCACTTTCCGAGCTCTTCACCCAGGAATGTTTCTGTTTCTCCTATCGCGAAGAAGTCCGTAAGCCATCAGCGACTCTTTATGAGAGGCTGCTCGAACGATTTGAACGGTCCGGGATCGCTCCTGAAGAAATTCTGCACGTAGGAACCCGCATCGAAGACGATCTGGCGATTGCCCGGCATTTCGGTATGAAAACCGTCTTATTTGCCGGTGATTCACTCAGTGTGCATGCCAGTAAAGCACAAGTCCGTAATTCAGATACAAAACCTGACAGATTGATCATCAGTTTAGGCCAATTAGCAGAAATCCTCGATTAA
- a CDS encoding helix-turn-helix domain-containing protein produces MKTIFTTGQVAKICKVAPRTVSKWFDSGRLRGYRIPGSQDRRIPREHLIRFLKEHGMPLGELEDEAMGKLLLVGADTQVRASLDDLMATEDFKIEYAVSGFEAGIQAESLHPDCVIVDFAMGRNEALMIAQNLRRNKDYTDSVLIALLSDEDNASGFDRTLFNETFRKPFDAALLAERIRTLVGRKKQIA; encoded by the coding sequence ATGAAAACGATCTTCACTACTGGCCAAGTAGCAAAGATCTGTAAGGTTGCACCCCGCACGGTTAGTAAGTGGTTCGACTCCGGCCGTCTGAGAGGATACCGGATCCCCGGTTCTCAGGACCGACGAATCCCACGTGAGCACCTTATTCGATTTCTTAAAGAACACGGTATGCCATTAGGCGAACTGGAAGATGAAGCCATGGGCAAGTTATTGCTCGTTGGTGCTGATACCCAGGTTCGTGCCAGCCTTGATGATCTGATGGCAACTGAAGATTTCAAGATTGAATACGCCGTGAGTGGTTTTGAAGCTGGTATCCAAGCTGAATCGCTGCATCCCGACTGCGTGATCGTTGATTTCGCAATGGGTCGCAATGAAGCTCTGATGATCGCTCAGAACCTGCGACGCAACAAAGACTACACAGACTCTGTTCTGATTGCCCTGCTGAGCGACGAAGACAACGCCAGCGGTTTCGACAGAACATTGTTCAACGAAACTTTCCGGAAACCATTTGACGCAGCATTACTGGCCGAACGGATTCGGACCTTGGTTGGACGTAAAAAGCAGATCGCCTAA
- a CDS encoding ArnT family glycosyltransferase has protein sequence MKQHKLTIDSELKRRPADVLWYLLLAGLSFLLVSSQLDCADDLSCTGPGPGMTVDEPFNVGQGVFLVRAIRVYGLGIFAPESLREIFEHPNYLPDHPPLGRFLIGVAHESVAAFAGEDSRPFIVTYGRYASAVCFACLVFLVGWFTFQRADHQAALIAAGSLLALPRLFGHAHLAALETPTALFYTLAVLAVVRFWDREQAPSKKCACLTGILLGLALLTKIQAVLIPIPVIVWAVWKWRQRALLPLFCWGGVGVLVFFLGWPWLWFDPVGHLSEYLGRTTGRAALYVEYFGTKYADRDLPWHYAWVMLLTTVPLGLLVCSGFGVTQLWRDFKTDQQKRPSGELLLFLSMLWPLMLFTLPGITVYDGVRLFLMVFPLLAIFIGLGATTLIDWLNSRFSQRFAIIAVTLLMLSQFTGSLFYAPCWLSYYSLLTGGLQGANAIGMEATYWGDSLTADLLAEVVQEVPDNSIIQIAPILHPAWLQMLQETPEIKRKGIQLVPFESERPVSQYVMYFQRNPYLPELLQPQNSDRWTVVKEITRQQVALGRLVSLKASR, from the coding sequence ATGAAACAACACAAGCTCACTATCGACTCTGAACTCAAACGGCGACCGGCAGACGTTCTGTGGTATCTGTTGCTGGCGGGGTTGTCATTTCTGCTGGTGAGTTCCCAACTGGATTGTGCCGACGATCTCTCCTGTACCGGACCGGGACCGGGCATGACAGTGGATGAACCCTTTAATGTGGGGCAGGGCGTATTTCTCGTGCGCGCCATACGCGTGTATGGCCTGGGGATCTTTGCTCCCGAAAGCCTGCGGGAAATTTTCGAACATCCGAATTATCTGCCCGATCATCCCCCCCTGGGGCGATTTCTGATCGGTGTGGCGCATGAATCGGTGGCGGCATTCGCTGGTGAAGACAGTCGCCCGTTTATTGTGACTTATGGCAGGTATGCGTCTGCCGTCTGTTTTGCCTGTCTGGTCTTTCTGGTGGGCTGGTTTACCTTTCAGCGGGCAGATCATCAGGCAGCGCTGATTGCCGCCGGCTCTCTCCTGGCGTTGCCTCGTCTGTTCGGGCACGCTCATCTGGCGGCGCTTGAGACACCGACGGCTCTGTTTTATACGCTCGCAGTGCTGGCGGTTGTTCGGTTCTGGGACAGAGAACAGGCGCCTTCCAAGAAGTGTGCCTGCCTGACCGGGATCCTGCTGGGGTTGGCGCTGCTCACCAAGATACAGGCGGTACTGATTCCGATTCCCGTGATTGTGTGGGCGGTCTGGAAATGGCGACAACGCGCATTATTGCCTCTGTTCTGCTGGGGCGGCGTGGGGGTATTGGTTTTCTTTCTGGGCTGGCCATGGCTCTGGTTTGATCCGGTGGGGCATCTCAGCGAGTACCTGGGCAGAACAACCGGACGGGCGGCTTTATATGTTGAGTACTTTGGTACGAAATACGCTGACCGCGATCTGCCCTGGCATTATGCCTGGGTGATGTTGTTGACAACGGTTCCCCTGGGTCTGTTGGTCTGTAGCGGATTCGGTGTCACTCAGCTCTGGCGTGATTTCAAAACAGATCAGCAGAAGCGACCGTCGGGAGAACTGTTACTTTTCCTGTCAATGTTGTGGCCTCTGATGTTATTCACGCTGCCAGGCATCACCGTTTATGACGGCGTGCGGTTGTTTTTGATGGTCTTCCCGCTGCTGGCGATTTTCATCGGCCTGGGGGCAACGACTCTGATTGACTGGTTGAATTCGCGCTTCAGTCAGAGGTTCGCCATTATTGCGGTGACACTGTTGATGCTGTCGCAGTTCACCGGTTCGCTTTTTTATGCGCCCTGCTGGCTCAGTTATTACAGTCTGCTGACAGGTGGCTTGCAGGGAGCGAATGCGATCGGCATGGAAGCCACCTACTGGGGAGATTCGCTGACGGCTGACCTGTTAGCGGAAGTGGTTCAGGAGGTCCCTGACAACAGTATCATTCAAATCGCACCAATTTTACATCCGGCGTGGCTGCAGATGTTACAGGAGACGCCGGAGATCAAACGCAAAGGCATCCAACTCGTTCCCTTTGAATCAGAGCGACCGGTTTCACAGTACGTGATGTATTTTCAGCGGAATCCCTACCTGCCTGAACTGCTGCAGCCACAGAATTCAGACAGGTGGACCGTAGTAAAAGAAATCACACGCCAGCAGGTCGCGCTGGGCCGGCTGGTCTCGTTGAAAGCATCACGCTAA
- a CDS encoding SMP-30/gluconolactonase/LRE family protein, producing MINWQHILVWGIAFSGFTGSIVFAATPAPSGDASIVSPDSKVEELWVDKGFTEGACVSMDGIIYFSDINFAGGKGKIMAFDPSTEKTTVFSADSGQSNGLMINKKGKLLAACGANNGKQCLAQITKNGKVKPIVETFEGKKFNAPNDLVIHPRGWVYFTDPRYVGTEPLELDHMSVFRYDPKTKTVHRATTDITKPNGVVVSPDGKTLYVAETDNGASGLEKEPPKEPKLRMTLNAFPIKKDGSLGKKRILADFGDKETGIDGMTVDQKGNIYAAFRAESRFGIVVFSPEGKELAYIPTPSLPTNCTFGIGADASTLYITAGSGLYRIPCKIPGFHPALPVDK from the coding sequence ATGATCAACTGGCAACACATTCTAGTATGGGGCATCGCTTTTTCTGGATTCACAGGCTCAATCGTTTTCGCGGCGACTCCCGCCCCCTCCGGTGACGCGTCCATTGTTTCACCCGATTCCAAAGTAGAAGAACTCTGGGTCGACAAAGGCTTCACGGAAGGCGCCTGCGTCAGCATGGACGGCATCATTTACTTCAGCGACATCAACTTTGCCGGCGGGAAAGGTAAGATCATGGCCTTTGACCCTTCCACCGAAAAAACCACCGTCTTCAGTGCAGACAGCGGTCAGAGTAACGGCCTGATGATCAATAAAAAAGGCAAGCTGCTCGCCGCCTGTGGTGCCAATAACGGCAAACAATGCCTGGCGCAAATTACAAAAAACGGGAAAGTAAAACCCATTGTCGAAACGTTCGAAGGTAAAAAATTCAATGCCCCGAATGACCTGGTCATTCATCCCCGAGGCTGGGTCTATTTCACCGATCCCCGCTATGTCGGCACTGAGCCACTTGAACTTGATCACATGAGTGTCTTCAGGTACGACCCCAAAACCAAAACGGTGCACCGCGCCACAACCGATATCACAAAACCGAATGGCGTCGTGGTTTCACCCGATGGGAAAACACTCTATGTCGCAGAAACCGACAATGGTGCCAGCGGCCTGGAAAAAGAGCCACCCAAAGAACCCAAATTGCGAATGACGCTGAATGCGTTCCCCATCAAAAAAGATGGTTCACTTGGTAAGAAAAGAATCCTGGCCGATTTCGGCGATAAAGAGACCGGCATTGATGGCATGACCGTCGACCAGAAGGGCAACATCTACGCCGCCTTTCGGGCTGAGAGCCGGTTTGGCATCGTGGTCTTTTCTCCGGAAGGCAAGGAGCTGGCCTACATCCCCACACCAAGCCTGCCTACTAACTGCACGTTTGGGATCGGCGCTGACGCGTCCACACTCTACATCACTGCCGGGAGTGGACTGTACCGGATCCCCTGTAAAATCCCCGGGTTCCACCCGGCACTGCCCGTCGACAAATAG
- a CDS encoding MIP/aquaporin family protein → MQKYYAEIFGTFILLFSGAGAIVTNQVSNGTVTHVGIALVFGLVVTAIIYAIGEISGAHINPAVTIAFWVGGRFPGKQVLPYIVCQVIGALAACLLLKVIFPGLDNYGMTLPAGSDMQSLILEGVLTWMLMFVVLCVSTGAKETGILAGVAIGAVIALEAMFAGPICGASMNPARSLAPALVSNNLQSLWLYLVGPTAGAILAVPSLWLVRNNHNSKTIETTEEPVKG, encoded by the coding sequence ATGCAAAAATATTATGCGGAAATCTTCGGCACGTTCATCCTGCTGTTCTCGGGAGCAGGTGCGATCGTCACGAATCAGGTCTCAAACGGAACCGTGACGCACGTCGGCATCGCGCTGGTATTCGGACTGGTTGTGACAGCCATCATTTACGCGATTGGGGAAATTTCCGGCGCACATATCAACCCGGCAGTCACAATTGCCTTCTGGGTCGGCGGCCGCTTTCCTGGAAAACAGGTTCTGCCTTACATCGTCTGTCAGGTCATTGGTGCTCTCGCCGCCTGCCTGCTCTTAAAAGTGATCTTCCCAGGCCTCGACAATTACGGCATGACGCTGCCCGCTGGATCGGATATGCAGTCCCTGATTCTGGAAGGCGTGCTGACGTGGATGCTGATGTTTGTCGTTCTGTGTGTGAGTACCGGCGCGAAAGAGACCGGCATCCTGGCCGGTGTCGCCATCGGTGCTGTCATCGCACTCGAAGCCATGTTTGCCGGGCCGATCTGTGGCGCTTCCATGAACCCGGCCCGCTCGCTGGCACCGGCGCTGGTCAGCAACAACCTGCAGTCGCTGTGGCTGTATCTCGTCGGCCCCACAGCCGGCGCCATCCTGGCGGTCCCGTCACTCTGGCTGGTGCGCAATAACCATAATTCAAAAACGATTGAAACAACGGAAGAACCTGTAAAAGGATAA
- a CDS encoding phytanoyl-CoA dioxygenase family protein, whose product MAESKEFKAVPLEDELSQIERDLKFYPSTTIDPQVLTSSQIEQFNQDGYLRSLPVFNEQEVQENREYFDRLLESVIAAGGDSYSISTAHMKYGKVYDLLTHPKIVAYVKDLLGENVIAWGSHFFCKMPHDGKSVAWHQDASYWPLSPSKAVTVWLAIDDADPENANMRFIAGSHHHGHMTYRPSGSHEDNVLNQTIENAEQYGTPVDDTLQAGEISIHSDLLLHGSEANQSDRRRCGLTLRYCAADVRAGMDWNAKGVIVSGADPSGHWLNPARPEND is encoded by the coding sequence ATGGCTGAATCGAAAGAATTCAAGGCTGTTCCGCTTGAAGACGAATTATCACAGATCGAACGCGACCTGAAATTCTACCCTTCTACAACGATCGATCCCCAAGTACTCACCTCCAGCCAGATTGAACAGTTCAACCAGGATGGTTACCTGCGCAGCCTGCCTGTCTTCAACGAACAGGAAGTCCAGGAAAATCGGGAATACTTCGACCGTCTGCTGGAATCCGTGATCGCTGCCGGGGGTGACAGTTACTCCATCAGTACCGCACACATGAAATACGGTAAAGTCTATGACCTGTTGACGCACCCCAAAATTGTCGCTTACGTCAAAGACCTGCTGGGTGAAAATGTCATCGCCTGGGGCTCACACTTTTTCTGTAAAATGCCCCATGATGGGAAATCAGTCGCCTGGCATCAGGACGCCAGCTACTGGCCGCTCTCCCCTTCCAAAGCGGTCACCGTCTGGCTGGCCATCGATGACGCCGATCCGGAGAACGCGAACATGCGATTCATCGCCGGCAGCCATCACCACGGCCACATGACCTACCGTCCCAGCGGTTCCCATGAAGACAACGTGCTCAACCAGACGATCGAGAATGCAGAACAGTACGGCACTCCAGTTGACGACACGCTGCAGGCCGGCGAAATTTCGATTCACTCCGATCTGCTGCTGCATGGCTCGGAAGCCAACCAGTCAGATCGCAGACGTTGCGGCTTGACTCTGCGATACTGTGCCGCCGACGTCCGGGCCGGCATGGACTGGAATGCCAAAGGCGTGATTGTCTCTGGCGCCGATCCCTCGGGACACTGGTTAAATCCAGCGCGTCCTGAAAACGATTAA